A genomic region of Raphanus sativus cultivar WK10039 chromosome 6, ASM80110v3, whole genome shotgun sequence contains the following coding sequences:
- the LOC108812150 gene encoding dirigent protein 22, translated as MIKLILILVAEISLLTSIASAGDFARTMNKKLIDLQKHETLTHLRLYWHDSIGGQKPSSVMIQQPISNSSSLFGSISVMDDALTTDVMKNSTVVGQAQGIYAGAAQGEIGFLMVMNFAFTTGKYNGSTITILGGNAMLEKAREMPVVGGSGMFRFARGYVEARTKFYDPKSGVAIVEYNCYVLHY; from the coding sequence ATGATTAAGCTCATCCTTATCCTTGTTGCAGAAATTTCCCTCCTCACTTCCATTGCTTCGGCTGGCGACTTCGCAAGAACCATGAACAAAAAACTCATCGACCTCCAAAAACATGAGACACTCACCCATCTCCGGCTCTATTGGCACGACTCTATAGGCGGTCAAAAGCCTAGTTCCGTCATGATCCAACAGCCTATCTCGAACTCCTCCTCCTTATTCGGATCCATCTCCGTGATGGACGATGCGTTGACAACGGATGTGATGAAGAACTCGACTGTGGTTGGCCAGGCCCAAGGGATTTATGCTGGAGCGGCCCAAGGAGAGATAGGTTTCTTGATGGTGATGAACTTTGCTTTCACGACCGGGAAGTATAACGGTAGTACGATCACGATTCTTGGTGGGAACGCTATGCTGGAAAAGGCTAGGGAAATGCCGGTGGTTGGAGGAAGCGGGATGTTCCGGTTTGCTAGAGGTTATGTCGAGGCTCGGACCAAGTTTTATGATCCCAAGTCCGGCGTAGCCATTGTTGAGTATAACTGTTATGTCTTGCATTACTAA
- the LOC108812151 gene encoding lysine-specific histone demethylase 1 homolog 2: MDNPSSEGSAPRRTLRRKAIRKNYDENAMDEPIETSKKKKKFKTKQQLEKETETEALIALSVGFPIDELLEEEIRAGVVREVGGKEQNDYIVVRNHIVARWRSNVRVYLLKDQIRESVSSDCEHLISAAYDFLLFNGYINFGVSPLFNGYVPEEDRSEGLVVVVVGAGLAGLAAARQLLSFGFRVVVLEGRSRPGGRVYTQRMGWKDWFAAVELGGSVITGLHANPLGVLARQLLIPLHKVRDRCPLYNSEGEVVDKVVDSNVEFGFNKLLDKVAEVREMMGGDGNKVSLGEVLETLRVLYGVAKGEEERRLFDWHLANLEYANAGCLSDLSAAYWDQDDPYEMGGDHCFLAGGNWRLINALAEGLPILYGKRVDAIRYGDGGVEVVSGGQRFQADMVLCTVPLGVLKKRCIEFEPELPRRKQGAIDRLGFGLLNKVAMLFPSVFWGDDLDTFGCLGESSIERGEFFLFYAYHTVSGGPALVALVAGEAAQRFESTEPSVLLHRVMKKLRGIYGPKGVVVPDPIQTICTRWGTDPFSYGSYSHVRVGSSGVDYDILAESVNNRLFFAGEATTRQHPATMHGAYLSGLREASRIQRVVNVSRGYPKKPVQRYSGVSNDVLEDLFKRPDIASGRLSFVFNPSTDDPKSLGLVRVCFDSFEDDPTNRLQLYSIVSWEQAQKLQELGESSDESKLTYMVNTLGLKLMGANSVLDTCGALISVIANARKGRSRTRVVARQ; this comes from the exons ATGGACAATCCGTCGTCGGAAGGATCGGCTCCGAGGAGAACACTAAGAAGAAAAGCAATCAGAAAGAACTACGACGAGAACGCGATGGACGAGCCGATCGAGAcctccaagaagaagaagaagttcaagACGAAGCAGCAGCTGGAGAAAGAGACCGAGACGGAGGCTCTGATCGCCCTATCCGTCGGCTTCCCGATCGACGAGCTCCTCGAGGAGGAGATTCGCGCGGGGGTGGTGAGGGAGGTTGGCGGGAAAGAGCAGAACGATTACATCGTCGTTAGGAACCATATAGTCGCCAGGTGGAGGAGCAACGTTAGGGTTTATCTTCTCAAAGATCAGATTAGAGAGTCTGTTAGTAGTGACTGTGAGCATTTGATCTCGGCTGCTTATGATTTTTTACTGTTTAACGGTTACATTAACTTTGGGGTGTCTCCGTTGTTTAACGGATACGTTCCTGAAGAAGATAGGAGTGAAGGATTGGTGGTGGTTGTTGTTGGAGCTGGACTCGCGGGTTTGGCTGCCGCGAGGCAGCTTTTGTCTTTCGGGTTTAGAGTTGTTGTCTTGGAAGGGAGGAGCCGCCCTGGCGGGAGGGTTTACACTCAGAGGATGGGATGGAAGGATTGGTTTGCGGCCGTTGAGCTCGGCGGGAGTGTGATCACCGGCCTGCACGCGAACCCGCTAGGGGTTCTCGCGAGGCAGCTTTTGATTCCTCTTCATAAGGTGAGGGACCGTTGTCCTCTGTATAACTCTGAGGGGGAGGTTGTTGATAAGGTGGTTGACTCGAACGTTGAGTTCGGGTTTAATAAGCTGCTGGATAAGGTTGCTGAGGTGAGGGAGATGATGGGTGGGGATGGTAATAAGGTTTCGTTGGGGGAAGTGTTGGAGACTCTCAGGGTGTTGTACGGTGTGGCTAAGGGTGAGGAGGAGAGGAGACTTTTTGACTGGCACCTTGCGAATTTGGAGTACGCTAACGCGGGGTGTCTTTCGGATCTTTCGGCTGCTTATTGGGATCAGGATGATCCGTATGAGATGGGTGGGGATCATTGTTTTCTTGCAGGTGGGAACTGGAGGCTTATAAATGCGTTGGCTGAAGGGTTGCCTATTCTATATGGGAAGAGAGTTGATGCTATCAGGTACGGAGACGGAGGTGTTGAAGTCGTTTCTGGTGGTCAGAGATTCCAAGCGGATATGGTTCTTTGCACCGTGCCGCTTGGGGTGTTGAAGAAGAGATGTATTGAGTTTGAGCCGGAGTTGCCTAGGAGAAAGCAAGGAGCGATTGATAGGTTGGGTTTTGGTCTTCTGAACAAAGTCGCCATGCTTTTCCCGTCTGTGTTTTGGGGTGACGATTTGGACACGTTTGGATGCCTCGGAGAAAGTAGCATTGAGAGAGGAGAGTTCTTTCTGTTCTATGCGTACCATACAGTCTCTGGTGGACCTGCTTTAGTTGCCTTAGTTGCTGGAGAAGCTGCTCAGAGATTTGAGTCCACAGAACCATCTGTTTTACTTCACCGTGTTATGAAAAAACTAAGAG GCATATATGGTCCTAAAGGTGTTGTTGTGCCTGACCCAATACAGACGATTTGCACTAGATGGGGAACTGATCCTTTCTCGTACGGTTCATATTCACATGTAAGGGTTGGTTCATCTGGCGTGGACTACGACATTCTAGCAGAAAGTGTAAATAACAGACTATTCTTCGCTGGTGAGGCCACGACAAGGCAACATCCAGCTACAATGCACGGCGCTTACTTAAGCGGTTTAAGAGAAGCGTCTCGGATTCAACGTGTTGTGAATGTTTCTCGCGGTTACCCGAAGAAACCTGTCCAGAGGTACAGTGGAGTTAGTAACGATGTTCTTGAAGATCTGTTCAAAAGACCCGACATTGCATCTGGACGGTTGTCATTTGTCTTCAACCCATCAACCGATGATCCGAAATCACTTGGATTAGTCAGAGTTTGTTTTGACAGCTTTGAAGACGATCCAACCAATCGTCTTCAGCTTTACAGTATCGTTTCATGGGAGCAAGCTCAGAAGCTTCAAGAACTGGGAGAGAGCAGTGATGAAAGCAAGTTGACATATATGGTGAATACTCTCGGATTAAAGCTGATGGGTGCTAACTCAGTGCTAGACACATGTGGTGCATTGATCAGTGTGATAGCTAACGCACGCAAAGGCAGAAGCAGGACTCGTGTCGTTGCAAGGCAGTAA
- the LOC108812152 gene encoding inactive protein kinase SELMODRAFT_444075: MSRLQKQRGKPVVVSDGAEKVIVAVKASREIPKTALIWALTHVAQPGDCITLIVVVPSQNSGRKLWGFTKSFPMFAGDCASGHRKSHSEALPEIKSDLTDTCSQMILQLHDVYDPNKINVKIKIVSGSPCGAVAAEAKKAQANWVVLDKHLKNEEKRCMDELQCNIVVMKRSQAKVLRLNLVGSPKKGAEKESPLPIRPQAASEKHKSNAKGLSDSDRGLPVTPTSSPELGTPFTSTEAGTTSSVSSSDPGTSPFFTLGMSGYMKKDGALVIKENDDSGSETESESQSLASTSKRFQPWISEYIGTHRHSSLDAEESLWKNEDRAQISTTKALLEKFTKLDVEAGLSSSRRMELEFGGSVRDAISLSRNAPPGPPPLCSICQHKAPVFGKPPRLFSYAELEIATGGFSQANFLAEGGYGSVHRGVLPEGQVVAVKQHKLASSQGDVEFCSEVEVLSCAQHRNVVMLIGFCIEDSRRLLVYEYICNGSLDSHLYGRQRETLEWPARQKIAVGAARGLRYLHEECRVGCIVHRDMRPNNILITHDNEPLVGDFGLARWQPDGELGVETRVIGTFGYLAPEYAESGQITEKADVYSFGVVLAELVTGRKAIDITRPKGQQCLTEWARPLLEDYAVDELIDPRLGDRFVESEVICMLHAASLCIRRDPHLRPRMSQVLRILEGDMIVDGNYGSTPGSDAGNRSGRFWAEHYSGQITKDGYGSGRFSERVSVETPRLALRERERGQRFELNKQY, encoded by the exons ATGAGTCGTCTACAGAAGCAGCGAGGGAAGCCTGTTGTAGTATCTGATGGAGCTGAAAAGGTTATTGTTGCTGTTAAAGCCTCTAGAGAGATTCCCAAGACTGCTTTGATTTGGGCTTTGACTCATGTTGCTCAGCCTGGTGATTGCATCACCCTCATTGTTGTTGTCCCTTCTCAAAACTCCG GAAGAAAACTTTGGGGTTTCACTAAGAGCTTCCCTATGTTTGCTGGGGATTGTGCTAGTGGTCATCGGAAATCACATTCTGAAGCACTTCCAGAGATCAAGAGTGATCTCACTGACACTTGTTCACAGATGATTCTCCAGCTTCATGATGTCTATGATCCAAATAAG ATAAATGTCAAGATTAAGATTGTTTCTGGATCTCCCTGCGGAGCAGTTGCTGCTGAGGCTAAGAAAGCGCAAGCAAACTGGGTAGTACTAGACAA GCACCTCAAGAACGAAGAGAAACGGTGTATGGACGAATTGCAATGCAACATTGTGGTGATGAAGCGTTCTCAGGCGAAGGTTCTGCGCCTAAACTTGGTTGGATCACCTAAGAAAGGTGCTGAGAAAGAGTCTCCTCTACCAATCAGACCTCAAGCAGCATCTGAAAAACACAAAAGCAACGCAAAAGGTTTGTCAGATTCCGACAGAGGACTACCAGTAACTCCAACCAGCAGCCCTGAGCTGGGGACACCATTCACAAGCACAGAAGCTGGTACTACTTCATCAGTGTCCAGCTCTGACCCGGGAACTTCACCGTTTTTCACTTTGGGGATGAGTGGATACATGAAGAAAGATGGAGCACTGGTCATCAAGGAGAACGATGACTCCGGCTCTGAAACAGAGAGTGAAAGCCAATCATTAGCGTCGACTAGTAAGAGATTCCAGCCATGGATATCAGAGTACATCGGCACACATCGCCATTCATCTCTAGACGCTGAGGAAAGCCTATGGAAAAATGAAGACAGAGCTCAAATATCCACCACAAAGGCTTTGCTTGAGAAGTTCACTAAACTAGACGTAGAAGCTGGACTGTCATCTAGTCGAAGGATGGAGCTTGAGTTCGGTGGAAGCGTGAGAGACGCAATATCACTCTCTCGAAACGCTCCTCCTGGCCCGCCTCCACTCTGCTCTATCTGCCAGCACAAGGCGCCAGTGTTTGGGAAACCTCCAAGGCTGTTTTCGTATGCCGAGTTAGAGATTGCAACGGGTGGGTTCTCGCAGGCTAACTTCTTGGCTGAGGGTGGATATGGATCTGTTCACCGTGGTGTGCTACCGGAAGGTCAGGTGGTTGCAGTAAAGCAACATAAGCTAGCAAGTTCTCAGGGAGATGTAGAGTTTTGCTCTGAAGTGGAAGTTCTCAGCTGTGCTCAGCATAGAAACGTTGTTATGCTGATTGGTTTCTGCATTGAAGACAGTAGACGGCTCTTGGTCTATGAGTACATATGCAATGGTTCACTTGACTCCCACCTATACG GTCGACAAAGGGAAACACTGGAATGGCCAGCACGGCAAAAGATCGCTGTTGGAGCTGCAAGAGGTCTAAGGTATCTTCATGAAGAGTGCAGAGTTGGCTGTATTGTCCATAGAGACATGCGTCCTAACAACATCCTCATCACTCATGATAATGAGccattg GTTGGAGATTTTGGTCTAGCGAGATGGCAGCCTGATGGGGAACTTGGTGTAGAGACACGAGTGATAGGAACATTCGG CTATTTAGCTCCAGAGTATGCTGAGAGCGGGCAGATAACAGAAAAGGCGGATGTCTACTCGTTTGGGGTTGTTCTAGCTGAGCTAGTCACTGGACGCAAAGCCATTGATATTACCAGGCCTAAAGGCCAGCAGTGCCTCACTGAATGG GCGCGTCCGCTACTGGAAGATTATGCGGTGGATGAACTTATCGATCCGAGGCTTGGGGACCGTTTTGTAGAAAGTGAGGTCATTTGTATGCTTCATGCAGCTTCGTTGTGTATACGTAGAGACCCTCATTTGAGGCCACGCATGTCTCAG GTGTTGCGTATACTGGAAGGAGATATGATAGTGGATGGGAACTACGGATCAACTCCAGGTTCAGACGCAGGCAACAGAAGTGGGCGGTTCTGGGCGGAACATTACAGCGGTCAGATAACGAAAGATGGGTATGGGTCGGGTAGGTTCAGTGAAAGGGTGTCTGTTGAAACGCCAAGACTAGCTTTACGGGAGAGGGAAAGAGGTCAGAGATTCGAACTGAACAAGCAATACTAA
- the LOC108809440 gene encoding PRA1 family protein F3-like encodes MTNYNAIPASAHASPSPVVDVESLSSHNQCTTCAMPRRPWGVMFDIHSMGLPHGLSDASSRFKTNYNHFRTNYEIFFTINILAPIFVSLINHLLSLIAFTVLVSVYTFLYFLQDDVEPIELFRCKISDRMIRIVKSCLILLAIGLLVVTHARDVIYGWPLVIVYVPILIHTVVRKTEDLFLSVEAATMTEASRNSLRSHVLFALFNLYLSFGL; translated from the coding sequence ATGACAAACTATAACGCGATTCCAGCGTCGGCTCATGCATCACCGTCACCGGTGGTGGATGTCGAATCCCTATCGAGCCACAACCAATGTACCACGTGCGCCATGCCACGTCGCCCTTGGGGAGTGATGTTCGACATCCACTCCATGGGGCTTCCTCACGGCTTGTCCGATGCTTCCTCCAGGTTCAAGACGAACTACAATCACTTCCGCACGAACTACGAGATCTTCTTTACCATCAACATCTTGGCACCCATCTTCGTTAGTCTTATCAATCATCTGCTCTCGCTCATCGCTTTCACCGTGTTGGTTTCCGTCTATACCTTCCTTTATTTCCTCCAGGACGACGTGGAGCCCATCGAGTTGTTCCGTTGTAAGATCAGTGACCGGATGATTCGGATCGTCAAGAGTTGCTTGATTTTGTTAGCCATAGGTCTTCTCGTCGTGACCCACGCGAGGGACGTGATCTACGGTTGGCCGTTGGTGATCGTATATGTTCCGATCTTGATCCATACGGTAGTTAGGAAGACGGAAGATCTATTCTTGAGTGTAGAGGCGGCGACGATGACTGAGGCTTCTCGGAACTCTCTCCGTTCCCATGTCCTGTTCGCTCTTTTTAATTTGTACTTGAGCTTTGGCTTATAA
- the LOC130496491 gene encoding PRA1 family protein F3-like produces the protein MTNYGAIPTSSHASPSPVADVESLSSDNQRTKAARAMPRRSWGVMLDVHAMGLPPSVSDASSRIKTNYNYFRMNYSIFISIIYLIVIYSSLIKHPVPLIAFTVLVLIYIFFFNLQYHEPAELFHYQINDWTFLIVKICLILLAVPLLWSTKETYSVRWPLLIGCVVVLIHTVVRKTEDLFLDEEAAATTTTESYWNRGLILALFLQICLG, from the coding sequence ATGACAAACTATGGCGCGATTCCAACGTCGTCTCATGCATCACCTTCACCGGTGGCTGATGTCGAGTCTCTATCGAGCGACAACCAACGTACGAAAGCCGCGCGCGCCATGCCCCGTCGTTCTTGGGGAGTGATGTTGGACGTCCACGCCATGGGGCTTCCTCCCAGCGTCTCCGACGCTTCCTCAAGAATCAAAACGAACTACAATTACTTTCGGATGAACTACAGTATCTTCATTTCCATCATCTACTTGATAGTCATCTACAGTAGTCTTATCAAGCATCCAGTCCCGCTCATCGCCTTCACCGTGTTGGTTTTAAtctatatcttcttctttaaccTCCAATACCACGAGCCAGCCGAGTTGTTCCACTATCAGATCAACGATTGGACGTTTCTGATCGTTAAGATTTGCTTAATTTTGTTAGCTGTCCCTCTCCTGTGGTCGACCAAGGAGACGTACAGCGTCCGTTGGCCGTTGTTGATCGGATGTGTTGTGGTATTGATCCATACGGTGGTTAGGAAGACCGAAGATCTCTTCTTGGATGAAGAGGCTGCGGCGACGACGACGACTGAGTCTTATTGGAATCGGGGTCTCATACTCGCTCTGTTTCTTCAGATTTGTTTAGGGTGA
- the LOC108806949 gene encoding PRA1 family protein F3, producing the protein MTNYGAIPTSSHGSPVMDPDSISRAKQRIKDGLAMSRPWRQMFDLHSMNLPHGVSDALSRIKKNLSYFQTNYAIVVLVVIFLSLIKHPTSLIVLTVLVFVWIFLYFFRDEPIKVFRYQIDDHTVLVCLSVITILLLFLTDVTLNLVGALVTGAVLVLIHAVVRKTEDLFLDEEAATAETIQG; encoded by the coding sequence ATGACGAACTACGGCGCCATTCCGACGTCGTCTCATGGCTCTCCGGTGATGGATCCCGACTCGATCTCACGCGCCAAGCAACGTATCAAAGACGGACTCGCCATGAGCCGCCCATGGAGACAGATGTTTGATCTCCACTCCATGAACCTCCCTCACGGTGTCTCCGATGCTCTCTCAAGAATCAAGAAGAACCTCAGCTACTTCCAGACGAACTACGCGATCGTCGTCTTGGTCGTGATCTTCCTCAGCCTTATCAAGCATCCGACATCGCTTATTGTCTTGACCGTTTTGGTTTTTGTCTGGATCTTTCTCTATTTCTTCCGAGACGAGCCTATCAAGGTGTTTCGTTATCAGATAGATGATCACACGGTCTTGGTTTGTTTATCGGTGATAACCATCCTTCTGCTGTTCTTGACGGACGTGACGCTTAACTTAGTTGGGGCGTTGGTGACCGGAGCCGTGTTGGTTTTGATCCATGCGGTTGTTAGGAAGACGGAGGATCTCTTCTTGGATGAAGAGGCGGCGACGGCTGAGACTATTCAGGGGTGA
- the LOC108805921 gene encoding 3-epi-6-deoxocathasterone 23-monooxygenase CYP90D1 isoform X1, which yields MDTCSSLLLFSFLLFAIIIVIIFNKINGLRSSSASKKKLIDHVNTHSHGQLFPQGSLGWPVIGETIEFVSSAYSDHPESFMDKRRLMYGRVFKSHIFGTATIVSTDADVNKTVLQSDPTAFVPFYPKTVRELMGKSSILLINGSLHRRFHGLVGSFLKSALLKAQVVKDMHKFLSESMDQWSEDQPVLLQDVSKTVAFKVLAKALISVEKGEELDELKKEFEQFIKGLMSLPVNFPGTQLHRSLQAKKKMVKQVERIIEGKVRKAKNKDEDGVIAKDVVDVLLKDSSENLTHNLIANNMVDMMIPGHDSVPVLITLAVKFLSDSPSALHFLTEENMELKRLKELTGEPLYWNDYLSLPFTQKVITETLRMGNVIIGVMRKAMKDVEIKGHVIPKGWCFLAYLRSVHLDKLYYESPYKFNPWRWQERDMNTSSFSPFGGGQRLCPGLDLARLEASIFLHHLVTRFRIWCGKGALGFKQSGTLGPNKSHRFLTSWTQFLKDKSGSVFFLMDYRRRYNYQFSYSAYEEQVTHLDQTKMIVVENGESILHYQKLKG from the exons ATGGACACTTGTTCATCACTTTTGCTCTTCTCCTTCCTTCTCTTTGctatcatcatcgtcatcatcttcAACAAGATCAACGGTCTTAGATCATCCTCAGCTTCGAAGAAAAAACTTATTGATCATGTTAATACTCACAGCCACGGACAACTCTTTCCACAAGGAAGCTTGGGATGGCCTGTCATCGGGGAAACCATCGAGTTTGTCTCTTCTGCTTACTCAGACCATCCAGAGAGTTTCATGGACAAGCGTCGACTTAT GTATGGGAGAGTGTTCAAGTCGCATATATTTGGAACTGCTACGATCGTGTCGACGGATGCAGATGTTAACAAAACAGTTTTACAAAGCGACCCGACCGCCTTCGTGCCCTTCTACCCGAAAACGGTGAGGGAGCTAATGGGAAAGTCGTCGATACTTCTGATTAACGGGAGTTTACATAGAAGGTTCCATGGACTAGTCGGTTCGTTCTTAAAGTCAGCACTTCTCAAAGCTCAAGTTGTCAAAGACATGCACAAGTTTTTGTCCGAATCCATGGATCAATGGTCCGAGGACCAACCTGTTCTTCTTCAAGATGTCTCAAAGACG GTTGCCTTTAAAGTACTTGCAAAGGCATTGATAAGTGTAGAGAAAGGAGAAGAGTTAGACGAGTTAAAAAAAGAGTTTGAACAATTCATCAAAGGGCTTATGTCATTGCCAGTTAACTTCCCTGGAACCCAACTTCACAGATCTCTCCAAGCTAAAAAGAAAATGGTGAAGCAAGTTGAAAGAATCATAGAAGGCAAAGTTAGGAAAGCAAAAAACAAAGACGAAGATGGTGTTATTGCAAAAGATGTTGTGGATGTGTTGCTTAAGGACTCAAGTGAAAATTTAACACACAATTTGATTGCTAACAATATGGTTGACATGATGATTCCTGGCCACGATTCTGTACCTGTCCTCATCACCCTCGCCGTCAAATTTCTCTCTGATTCTCCTAGTGCTCTTCATTTTCTAACG GAAGAAAACATGGAGCTGAAAAGATTGAAGGAATTGACTGGAGAGCCACTATATTGGAATGACTATTTGTCATTACCTTTTACacaaaag GTCATTACAGAGACACTGAGAATGGGAAATGTTATAATTGGAGTGATGCGGAAAGCAATGAAAGATGTTGAAATAAAAGGTCACGTAATACCAAAAGGATGGTGCTTCTTGGCTTATCTCAGATCAGTCCATCTTGATAAACTTTATTATGAGTCTCCCTACAAATTTAATCCCTGGAGATGGCAA GAAAGGGACATGAACACGAGTAGTTTCAGTCCTTTTGGAGGTGGTCAGAGATTGTGCCCTGGTCTTGATTTGGCCCGTCTTGAAGCTTCAATTTTCCTTCACCATCTTGTCACTCGCTTCAG GATATGGTGTGGTAAGGGTGCTCTAGGCTTTAAACAAAGTGGTACGTTAGGACCAAATAAGTCGCATCGCTTTTTGACAAGTTGGACTCAATTCTTAAAAGACAAAAGTGGaagtgtattttttttg ATGGACTACAGAAGAAGATACAATTATCAATTTTCCTACAGTGCATATGAAGAACAAGTTACCCATCTGGATCAAACGAAGATGATTGTTGTGGAAAACGGAGAATCAATTTTGCATTATCAAAAGCTAAAAGGTTAA
- the LOC108805921 gene encoding 3-epi-6-deoxocathasterone 23-monooxygenase CYP90D1 isoform X2: MDTCSSLLLFSFLLFAIIIVIIFNKINGLRSSSASKKKLIDHVNTHSHGQLFPQGSLGWPVIGETIEFVSSAYSDHPESFMDKRRLMYGRVFKSHIFGTATIVSTDADVNKTVLQSDPTAFVPFYPKTVRELMGKSSILLINGSLHRRFHGLVGSFLKSALLKAQVVKDMHKFLSESMDQWSEDQPVLLQDVSKTVAFKVLAKALISVEKGEELDELKKEFEQFIKGLMSLPVNFPGTQLHRSLQAKKKMVKQVERIIEGKVRKAKNKDEDGVIAKDVVDVLLKDSSENLTHNLIANNMVDMMIPGHDSVPVLITLAVKFLSDSPSALHFLTEENMELKRLKELTGEPLYWNDYLSLPFTQKVITETLRMGNVIIGVMRKAMKDVEIKGHVIPKGWCFLAYLRSVHLDKLYYESPYKFNPWRWQERDMNTSSFSPFGGGQRLCPGLDLARLEASIFLHHLVTRFRWTTEEDTIINFPTVHMKNKLPIWIKRR; this comes from the exons ATGGACACTTGTTCATCACTTTTGCTCTTCTCCTTCCTTCTCTTTGctatcatcatcgtcatcatcttcAACAAGATCAACGGTCTTAGATCATCCTCAGCTTCGAAGAAAAAACTTATTGATCATGTTAATACTCACAGCCACGGACAACTCTTTCCACAAGGAAGCTTGGGATGGCCTGTCATCGGGGAAACCATCGAGTTTGTCTCTTCTGCTTACTCAGACCATCCAGAGAGTTTCATGGACAAGCGTCGACTTAT GTATGGGAGAGTGTTCAAGTCGCATATATTTGGAACTGCTACGATCGTGTCGACGGATGCAGATGTTAACAAAACAGTTTTACAAAGCGACCCGACCGCCTTCGTGCCCTTCTACCCGAAAACGGTGAGGGAGCTAATGGGAAAGTCGTCGATACTTCTGATTAACGGGAGTTTACATAGAAGGTTCCATGGACTAGTCGGTTCGTTCTTAAAGTCAGCACTTCTCAAAGCTCAAGTTGTCAAAGACATGCACAAGTTTTTGTCCGAATCCATGGATCAATGGTCCGAGGACCAACCTGTTCTTCTTCAAGATGTCTCAAAGACG GTTGCCTTTAAAGTACTTGCAAAGGCATTGATAAGTGTAGAGAAAGGAGAAGAGTTAGACGAGTTAAAAAAAGAGTTTGAACAATTCATCAAAGGGCTTATGTCATTGCCAGTTAACTTCCCTGGAACCCAACTTCACAGATCTCTCCAAGCTAAAAAGAAAATGGTGAAGCAAGTTGAAAGAATCATAGAAGGCAAAGTTAGGAAAGCAAAAAACAAAGACGAAGATGGTGTTATTGCAAAAGATGTTGTGGATGTGTTGCTTAAGGACTCAAGTGAAAATTTAACACACAATTTGATTGCTAACAATATGGTTGACATGATGATTCCTGGCCACGATTCTGTACCTGTCCTCATCACCCTCGCCGTCAAATTTCTCTCTGATTCTCCTAGTGCTCTTCATTTTCTAACG GAAGAAAACATGGAGCTGAAAAGATTGAAGGAATTGACTGGAGAGCCACTATATTGGAATGACTATTTGTCATTACCTTTTACacaaaag GTCATTACAGAGACACTGAGAATGGGAAATGTTATAATTGGAGTGATGCGGAAAGCAATGAAAGATGTTGAAATAAAAGGTCACGTAATACCAAAAGGATGGTGCTTCTTGGCTTATCTCAGATCAGTCCATCTTGATAAACTTTATTATGAGTCTCCCTACAAATTTAATCCCTGGAGATGGCAA GAAAGGGACATGAACACGAGTAGTTTCAGTCCTTTTGGAGGTGGTCAGAGATTGTGCCCTGGTCTTGATTTGGCCCGTCTTGAAGCTTCAATTTTCCTTCACCATCTTGTCACTCGCTTCAG ATGGACTACAGAAGAAGATACAATTATCAATTTTCCTACAGTGCATATGAAGAACAAGTTACCCATCTGGATCAAACGAAGATGA